The following is a genomic window from Pedobacter sp. KBS0701.
ATTGTTACTCCAAACTTTGCTCATTTTGCTCCTGCAATGATGGCCTTGGATAAGGGTTTCAACGTCGTGATTGAAAAACCGATGACCTTGACATTAGAAGAAGCTAAAGAGCTGCAGGCTAAAGTAGAAGAAACCGGACTAACCCTTTGTTTAACACACACTTACTCAGGATACCCGATGGTTAAGCAGGCTAAGCAAATGGTAAACGAAGGCGAATTGGGTGCTATCCGTAAAATCGTGGTAGAATATCCTCAAGGCTGGTTAAGTACACTTTCTGAGCGTGAAGGCAATGCACAAGCGGCTTGGCGTACAGACCCATCTAAAACTGGGAAAAGCGGTTGCATGGGCGATATTGGCACACACGCAGCACACCTTGCCGAATACATTTCGGGACTAAAAATCACTAAAATTTGTGCTGATTTAAATATTGTAGTGCTTGGAAGAGCCATTGATGATGACGGTAACGTATTGTTAAAGTTCGATAATGGAGCTAACGGCGTACTGGTGGCCTCACAAATTGCTGCCGGAGAAGAAAATGCACTAAAAATCAGGGTTTATGGCGAAAAAGGTGGTTTAGAATGGCACCAGATGGAACCAAATACACTAATTGTAAGGTGGTTAAATGCTCCTGCCCAGATCTACAGAACAGGTAACGGCTATATGGGTAGTTTTGCAA
Proteins encoded in this region:
- a CDS encoding Gfo/Idh/MocA family protein gives rise to the protein MKRKLRMGMIGGGKDAFIGAVHRLAANMDGLIELSAGALSVNPEIGYESGKILFLPDSRIYNNYEEMLTKESELPADERIDFVTIVTPNFAHFAPAMMALDKGFNVVIEKPMTLTLEEAKELQAKVEETGLTLCLTHTYSGYPMVKQAKQMVNEGELGAIRKIVVEYPQGWLSTLSEREGNAQAAWRTDPSKTGKSGCMGDIGTHAAHLAEYISGLKITKICADLNIVVLGRAIDDDGNVLLKFDNGANGVLVASQIAAGEENALKIRVYGEKGGLEWHQMEPNTLIVRWLNAPAQIYRTGNGYMGSFAKHNTRTPGGHPEGYLEAFANIYKNFALTVNAKLNNEEPTAEMLDFPGTSDGIRGMAFIENVVASSQSDQKWFDYKI